CATCTTTGGGCTGTTGAGATTCATATAAGTATTCATAGTATTCATACAGGTATACGGTTAAGTTAGGGTGCATAGGATATGGCTATAGTCCTGATTGTGGATGATAGTCCCACGGCGCGACAAATGGCGGCTGAGCAATTAAAGTTGCAAGGCTATACCACCATTGAAGCAAGGGACGGAAAAGAGGGGATTGAAAGGGTGCAGAGCTTGATCCCAGATATTGTGATCACCGATATTGTGATGCCCAATATGAATGGCTATGAGTTTTGTCGCTGGATTAAGACCAACGAAAGCACCAAAGATGTGCCCACAATCATGTGTAGCACAAAGGATCAGGATTTTGATAAATACTGGGGGCTAAAGCAGGGTGCTGATGCCTATTTGATTAAGCCCTATTCTCCGGCGGAGTTAA
The sequence above is a segment of the Pseudanabaena sp. PCC 7367 genome. Coding sequences within it:
- a CDS encoding response regulator transcription factor, which codes for MAIVLIVDDSPTARQMAAEQLKLQGYTTIEARDGKEGIERVQSLIPDIVITDIVMPNMNGYEFCRWIKTNESTKDVPTIMCSTKDQDFDKYWGLKQGADAYLIKPYSPAELIMTVRKLLSGVAS